From one Syngnathoides biaculeatus isolate LvHL_M chromosome 12, ASM1980259v1, whole genome shotgun sequence genomic stretch:
- the LOC133509651 gene encoding lysophosphatidylserine lipase ABHD12-like isoform X1: MRQRTTKDVSTSAHKTPKVKRNHDETQARWKKSSLFALIVILVLVPFILIVAQELFQHLVYKYRIKVPLFVDLSTPIDFSLNHTINMYLTSEEGISLGVWHTVPESKWREAQGKDIEWYQSTLNDGSPVFIYLHGNTGTRAATHRVGVAKLLSALGYHVLVPDYRGFGDSSGEPTEAGLTTDALHVYNWVKEHSGSSLVVFWGHSLGTGVSTNTAVKLVEQAGIVLDGVILEGAFNLGKEKLPGHVFSWYYWKFPGLTYLFPEPWAENKVVFPSKENLRRMKSPLLFLHAEDDPVVLIQSAQELYEVAVSTQNVEQVKFVSFEGSLGYVHNGLYRDPRLPDIIKKFVLSL; encoded by the exons atgagacaaaggACTACAAAAGACGTGTCGACCTCCGCTCACAAAACACCCAAAGTTAAGAGGAACCACGACGAGACTCA GGCCCGTTGGAAGAAAAGTAGTTTATTTGCCCTGATTGTCATCCTAGTTTTGGTGCCTTTCATCCTGATAGTAGCACAAGAATTGTTCCAGCACCTTGTTTACAAGTACAGAA TCAAGGTTCCGCTTTTTGTGGACCTCAGCACACCCATTGACTTCTCCCTAAATCACACTATAAACATGTACTTAACATCAGAGGAAGGAATCTCTCTTGGTGTATG GCATACAGTTCCTGAAAGTAAATGGAGGGAGGCACAAGGCAAAGACATAGAGTGGTACCAAAGCACATTAAATGATGGTAGTCCAGTTTTTATATATCTACATGGGAACACAGGCACAAG GGCAGCTACTCATCGTGTGGGAGTTGCAAAA TTATTGAGTGCACTTGGTTACCATGTGTTGGTGCCTGACTACAGAG GTTTTGGAGACTCAAGTGGTGAGCCTACTGAAGCTGGACTCACTACAGATGCCCTTCATGTGTACAACTGGGTGAAAGAACACAGTGGAAGCAGTCTGGTAGTCTTCTGGGGACATTCCCTTGGCACTGG AGTGTCCACTAACACTGCAGTCAAACTTGTGGAGCAAG CAGGTATTGTTTTGGATGGTGTGATTCTTGAAGGCGCCTTCAATTTAGGTAAAGAGAAACTTCCAGGTCATGTGTTTTCTTGG TATTACTGGAAATTTCCTGGCTTGACATACCTTTTTCCAGAGCCATGGGCTGAAAATAAAGTTGTCTTTCCCAGTAAAGAAAA TTTAAGAAGAATGAAAAGCCCTCTACTTTTCCTTCATGCAGAAGATGATCCAGTTGTTCTCATTCAGTCTGCTCAGGAG CTGTATGAGGTCGCAGTGAGTACTCAGAATGTAGAGCAAGTTAAGTTTGTCTCCTTTGAAGGATCTTTAGGGTACGTGCACAATGGGTTGTACAGAGACCCCCGACTTCCAGACATCATAAA aaagtttgttttgtctttgtga
- the LOC133509651 gene encoding lysophosphatidylserine lipase ABHD12-like isoform X4 yields the protein MRQRTTKDVSTSAHKTPKVKRNHDETQARWKKSSLFALIVILVLVPFILIVAQELFQHLVYKYRIKVPLFVDLSTPIDFSLNHTINMYLTSEEGISLGVWHTVPESKWREAQGKDIEWYQSTLNDGSPVFIYLHGNTGTRAATHRVGVAKLLSALGYHVLVPDYRGFGDSSGEPTEAGLTTDALHVYNWVKEHSGSSLVVFWGHSLGTGVSTNTAVKLVEQAGIVLDGVILEGAFNLGKEKLPGHVFSWYYWKFPGLTYLFPEPWAENKVVFPSKENLRRMKSPLLFLHAEDDPVVLIQSAQEDL from the exons atgagacaaaggACTACAAAAGACGTGTCGACCTCCGCTCACAAAACACCCAAAGTTAAGAGGAACCACGACGAGACTCA GGCCCGTTGGAAGAAAAGTAGTTTATTTGCCCTGATTGTCATCCTAGTTTTGGTGCCTTTCATCCTGATAGTAGCACAAGAATTGTTCCAGCACCTTGTTTACAAGTACAGAA TCAAGGTTCCGCTTTTTGTGGACCTCAGCACACCCATTGACTTCTCCCTAAATCACACTATAAACATGTACTTAACATCAGAGGAAGGAATCTCTCTTGGTGTATG GCATACAGTTCCTGAAAGTAAATGGAGGGAGGCACAAGGCAAAGACATAGAGTGGTACCAAAGCACATTAAATGATGGTAGTCCAGTTTTTATATATCTACATGGGAACACAGGCACAAG GGCAGCTACTCATCGTGTGGGAGTTGCAAAA TTATTGAGTGCACTTGGTTACCATGTGTTGGTGCCTGACTACAGAG GTTTTGGAGACTCAAGTGGTGAGCCTACTGAAGCTGGACTCACTACAGATGCCCTTCATGTGTACAACTGGGTGAAAGAACACAGTGGAAGCAGTCTGGTAGTCTTCTGGGGACATTCCCTTGGCACTGG AGTGTCCACTAACACTGCAGTCAAACTTGTGGAGCAAG CAGGTATTGTTTTGGATGGTGTGATTCTTGAAGGCGCCTTCAATTTAGGTAAAGAGAAACTTCCAGGTCATGTGTTTTCTTGG TATTACTGGAAATTTCCTGGCTTGACATACCTTTTTCCAGAGCCATGGGCTGAAAATAAAGTTGTCTTTCCCAGTAAAGAAAA TTTAAGAAGAATGAAAAGCCCTCTACTTTTCCTTCATGCAGAAGATGATCCAGTTGTTCTCATTCAGTCTGCTCAGGAG GATCTTTAG
- the LOC133509651 gene encoding lysophosphatidylserine lipase ABHD12-like isoform X3 — MRQRTTKDVSTSAHKTPKVKRNHDETQARWKKSSLFALIVILVLVPFILIVAQELFQHLVYKYRIKVPLFVDLSTPIDFSLNHTINMYLTSEEGISLGVWHTVPESKWREAQGKDIEWYQSTLNDGSPVFIYLHGNTGTRAATHRVGVAKLLSALGYHVLVPDYRGFGDSSGEPTEAGLTTDALHVYNWVKEHSGSSLVVFWGHSLGTGVSTNTAVKLVEQAGIVLDGVILEGAFNLGKEKLPGHVFSWYYWKFPGLTYLFPEPWAENKVVFPSKENLRRMKSPLLFLHAEDDPVVLIQSAQEGGVI; from the exons atgagacaaaggACTACAAAAGACGTGTCGACCTCCGCTCACAAAACACCCAAAGTTAAGAGGAACCACGACGAGACTCA GGCCCGTTGGAAGAAAAGTAGTTTATTTGCCCTGATTGTCATCCTAGTTTTGGTGCCTTTCATCCTGATAGTAGCACAAGAATTGTTCCAGCACCTTGTTTACAAGTACAGAA TCAAGGTTCCGCTTTTTGTGGACCTCAGCACACCCATTGACTTCTCCCTAAATCACACTATAAACATGTACTTAACATCAGAGGAAGGAATCTCTCTTGGTGTATG GCATACAGTTCCTGAAAGTAAATGGAGGGAGGCACAAGGCAAAGACATAGAGTGGTACCAAAGCACATTAAATGATGGTAGTCCAGTTTTTATATATCTACATGGGAACACAGGCACAAG GGCAGCTACTCATCGTGTGGGAGTTGCAAAA TTATTGAGTGCACTTGGTTACCATGTGTTGGTGCCTGACTACAGAG GTTTTGGAGACTCAAGTGGTGAGCCTACTGAAGCTGGACTCACTACAGATGCCCTTCATGTGTACAACTGGGTGAAAGAACACAGTGGAAGCAGTCTGGTAGTCTTCTGGGGACATTCCCTTGGCACTGG AGTGTCCACTAACACTGCAGTCAAACTTGTGGAGCAAG CAGGTATTGTTTTGGATGGTGTGATTCTTGAAGGCGCCTTCAATTTAGGTAAAGAGAAACTTCCAGGTCATGTGTTTTCTTGG TATTACTGGAAATTTCCTGGCTTGACATACCTTTTTCCAGAGCCATGGGCTGAAAATAAAGTTGTCTTTCCCAGTAAAGAAAA TTTAAGAAGAATGAAAAGCCCTCTACTTTTCCTTCATGCAGAAGATGATCCAGTTGTTCTCATTCAGTCTGCTCAGGA gggcGGGGTCATTTGA
- the LOC133509651 gene encoding lysophosphatidylserine lipase ABHD12-like isoform X2 — protein sequence MRQRTTKDVSTSAHKTPKVKRNHDETQARWKKSSLFALIVILVLVPFILIVAQELFQHLVYKYRIKVPLFVDLSTPIDFSLNHTINMYLTSEEGISLGVWHTVPESKWREAQGKDIEWYQSTLNDGSPVFIYLHGNTGTRAATHRVGVAKLLSALGYHVLVPDYRGFGDSSGEPTEAGLTTDALHVYNWVKEHSGSSLVVFWGHSLGTGVSTNTAVKLVEQGIVLDGVILEGAFNLGKEKLPGHVFSWYYWKFPGLTYLFPEPWAENKVVFPSKENLRRMKSPLLFLHAEDDPVVLIQSAQELYEVAVSTQNVEQVKFVSFEGSLGYVHNGLYRDPRLPDIIKKFVLSL from the exons atgagacaaaggACTACAAAAGACGTGTCGACCTCCGCTCACAAAACACCCAAAGTTAAGAGGAACCACGACGAGACTCA GGCCCGTTGGAAGAAAAGTAGTTTATTTGCCCTGATTGTCATCCTAGTTTTGGTGCCTTTCATCCTGATAGTAGCACAAGAATTGTTCCAGCACCTTGTTTACAAGTACAGAA TCAAGGTTCCGCTTTTTGTGGACCTCAGCACACCCATTGACTTCTCCCTAAATCACACTATAAACATGTACTTAACATCAGAGGAAGGAATCTCTCTTGGTGTATG GCATACAGTTCCTGAAAGTAAATGGAGGGAGGCACAAGGCAAAGACATAGAGTGGTACCAAAGCACATTAAATGATGGTAGTCCAGTTTTTATATATCTACATGGGAACACAGGCACAAG GGCAGCTACTCATCGTGTGGGAGTTGCAAAA TTATTGAGTGCACTTGGTTACCATGTGTTGGTGCCTGACTACAGAG GTTTTGGAGACTCAAGTGGTGAGCCTACTGAAGCTGGACTCACTACAGATGCCCTTCATGTGTACAACTGGGTGAAAGAACACAGTGGAAGCAGTCTGGTAGTCTTCTGGGGACATTCCCTTGGCACTGG AGTGTCCACTAACACTGCAGTCAAACTTGTGGAGCAAG GTATTGTTTTGGATGGTGTGATTCTTGAAGGCGCCTTCAATTTAGGTAAAGAGAAACTTCCAGGTCATGTGTTTTCTTGG TATTACTGGAAATTTCCTGGCTTGACATACCTTTTTCCAGAGCCATGGGCTGAAAATAAAGTTGTCTTTCCCAGTAAAGAAAA TTTAAGAAGAATGAAAAGCCCTCTACTTTTCCTTCATGCAGAAGATGATCCAGTTGTTCTCATTCAGTCTGCTCAGGAG CTGTATGAGGTCGCAGTGAGTACTCAGAATGTAGAGCAAGTTAAGTTTGTCTCCTTTGAAGGATCTTTAGGGTACGTGCACAATGGGTTGTACAGAGACCCCCGACTTCCAGACATCATAAA aaagtttgttttgtctttgtga